ACCTCAATTCGACGCTGGGTGTGGAATATAACGACCAGACTGTTGAATTCGTCAACACCACTGGTTCGGGCTATGATGTGCCTTTTTTTGGAATAGATAATATAGGCAGTGCGCAGTCCCAGGCTATCGGTTCATTCAAGGAAAAACGAATTCTGCAGTCCGGATTTTTGAGGGCGAACTACTCCTTCAAAGGCCGGTACGTATTGAACAGTTCGATCCGGATCGACGGTGCATCCGCATTCGCAGCGAACAATAAGTACGGTATATTCCCTTCCGTCGCCCTGGCCTGGAACCTCGACCAGGAAGAATTCATGAAAGGGGTCACATTTATTTCCAATACCAAATTCAGAGGCTCGTGGGGTGAAACGGGCAGTCAGGCGATCGGACCTTACTCTTCGCTTTCGCAATATGGTTCCGGCTTTTACGAAATGGGGCCGCAGGGTGACGGCGCGGTCATCAACACTGGAATTTTTCCGAATACCATCGCCAATCCTAACCTTTCCTGGGAGCGGACACGTCAGCTGAACCTCGGTGTGGATTTCAACACGGCCAAAGACCGGCTGGTTTTGAGCTTTGATTATTACAACAAAGTAACTTCTGATCTCCTGCAACCCAGACGGGTGCCTACCCAGGCGGGCGTCAGTACCATTATAGATAACTATGGTACGATGCGAAACCGCGGGTTTGAGCTTAGCATTCAGGGAAATATCGTCCAGAAAAAAAATGTGACGTTCTCTACCAGAGTTAACCTGAGCCGGAATGTGAACACGCTGGTCGATCTGGGAGAAAGGACCCAGTCTGACTTCGTATCTCTCAATGGAAACCTGCTGGGCGGCGTGATGGGGGTACTGACTCCCGGGGAGGAAGTAGGCCGGTTTTTCGGTTTTAAAGTAGCGGGGCTGACGCAAACGACTGATTTTGACGCAGACGGAAATCCAACCTTCGCCACTTTCGAAGGTCCGAGACCAGCCGGCAGCAAAGGCACCCCGATTTATGGTGCCTGGATTTATGAGGATGTCAATAAGGATAATATCATCACCGCGGATGACAGGGCTGTACTTGGTAAATCGACCCCTGATTTCACGTTTGGATGGAGCAACGACCTGACATGGAAGAACTTTGCGGTCAATGCGCTTTTCACAGGTTCAGTTGGAAATGATGTATTGAACCTCACCAATTTCTACATCATGAACGGGGTAGTGGAATACAGCGGCGTTGGGTTCAACCAATCCGAAGAATGGTATAACAAGCGTTACACCGAGTCGAATCCGCACAATGACCCTAAGTATCCAGGTATTCAGCGCGGTATTCCGTCGGGAGACATCAATTCTACTATGCTGGAAGACGGTAGTTTTATGCGCCTTAAAATGCTGAGCCTCTCCTATACTTTCCCTTGCCTGGGCCCGGTCCAGAACCCGCGGCTGTTCGTAACCGGAACCAACCTCTGGACACTGACAAAGTATACTGGTTTCGATCCCGAGGTTAGCTCTTACGCCCAGTCGCTGCTGCAGCAGGGGATTGATTACGGTGCCTATCCTACGCAGCGTTCGTATACCATTGGTTTCTCGTGTAATTTCTAATTTCGATCGACGAATATGAAAAGTCATATTAAAATAGCAATACTGCTCCTGCTGACAGGAATGTTTTCCTGCAAGGACAATCTGGAAGAATCGCCTTATTCGTCTCTGAGCAAGGAGGTTGTTTTCAAAGATGAAGACGGGCTCAATCAGGCGACCATAGGTGTTTACCATGCCTACACAGCCCCGGATTTCGGTGATATTTCCAATCGCTTTTCGCTCACAGAAACCGGCCACAGATATGCTACTGCCGGCATTTTGGGTTCCGGAGCAGATCCTTATTACCGTTTCGGGCACAATGCTACGTCGCCCGCATTTGAATCGGTATGGAGCCGGTTCTACAAGATTATTTTTAGAGCTAATGTGGTGATCGCCAATGCGACGATGGCGGTGCCGGGCGAAGAGGAAGAGGCAGACCCCTACATTGCTGAGGCGCGCGTGCTCAGGGCTTATGCGTATTTCAATCTGGTCAGACTGTTTGGCGGCGTGCCGTTGATCCTGGATGAGATCAACTCGCTCGAAGGCGAAGACCTGATCTTCGCGCCGCGATCTACTGATGCGGAGGTTTATGAAGCGATCATCGCCGACCTGACATTTGCTGAAACCAGGCTTCCCGATTCCAGGGGAGGAGCTGAGCTGGGCCGCGTTTCGGCCGGGACGGTGAAGGCGCTGTTGGGAAAAGTTTATCTGACAATGGCGGGGAAACCGCTCAACAGGACCGAGAACTATCAGAAGGCAGTGGATATGTTCAGCCAGCTGGTAGGTCCGGTGAACGAGGAGAAATATGATTTTGAGCTCCTGCCTGATTTTTCAGAAGTGTTTTCTCTGGAAAATGAAAGAAACCGTGAGATAGTACTTTCGTTCGGGTACTTTATCAATTCGTCCCAACCGAACGGAAGTATTCTGCCGTTTAATCTCTTTCCTTCCGGGTTGGTCAATGGAGATGAGCAAACGAACTACGGCTTGCTGTACAGTTTCTATCAGCTTTATGAAAAAACGGACGTGAGAAGAGACTTTACACTCGTGCCAAGGTATGTTTTTCAGGGAACCGCGCGGGCAAACGCCCAGCCTGGCGACAGCATTATTTACAATCCTACTATTGGAAACTACATGATCAAACGTACCAATACATCCTTTGCACACGACGATTTCAAATATGGAATTGCCTATGGAAAGCTGGCACGTGTGCCCCGCCCCGCCGGCGCAGCGGTGCAGGGATATAGCACAGATATGATCGAAATGCGTTTTCCGGACGTGATTTTGAGCCTGGCCGAAGCGCTGAACGAAACCGGGAAAACAGCAGAAGCTCTGCTATTGGTAAACCGCATACGGGCGCGTGCAAAAGCCACCGCATACAAGACAGCCACCGTCGCCGACCTGCGCGCGGCAATCCGCAAAGAGCGCCGACTGGAACTGACCGGCGAGTTCAATACTGTTTTTGATATCCGCCGCTGGGGTACATTGAAGGAAGAGATCGCCGCCATGAGCGAAGATCAGATTGTCGACAATATATTGCTGCCTTATTCGGAAAGGCTGGAAATTTACCCGATCCCACAATCTCAGATTGACGGCAACCCGAATTTGGTACAGAACCAGGGTTGGTAAAATTGGGTAGTACTGACAAGTCAAAACGCCGGGCTTCCAATCAGGGAGCCCGGCGTTTTTGTGAGGTGTATTATCTGGAAATCAGGAGTTTGGTCGCTGCTTTTTCCCCTTTATTCAACAGTATCGTATAGAGTCCGCTTTTGAGAGAACTGATATCAATAACATTAGAAGAAGATTTGATTAATCGAAATTCTTTTCCAGCGCTATCAATGAAAATGAAGCTCTCCGGTTTGTTAGAATCACTTTTAACAATTACTTCATTAACTGCCGGATTGGGGTACACTGCAATCTTGTCCGTAAAGTCATTTACCAAAATGCTCCTGATAACGCTGTATGCGAAAGTGCTGTCGGAATCCACCATTTTTAGCCGATAGTATGTTCTTCCACTACAGGCATCTGCATCAATGAACTCGTATGACAATGTAGAATCAGACGTTGAGCCAGCCGGTAGGGTGCCGATTGTTGCCCACGCTCTCGCATCCATACTTTTTTGAATATCGAAGTGGTGGGAATTTTGCTCAAAGCTGGTCTTCCATTTCAGCATTATTCCTGCGTCGATTTTGTGAAGATCGAAGCTTTGTAACTTAACAGGCAGGGTTGCGTCATTCAGATATCGAACGAGTGAAATATCGTAATCATTTCCAATCTTAGAATAGCCGCCGACCACCACTTTGCCGTTTTTTTGTAAAAGCACGAACGATGCATAATCGAGATTCCCGCCGACGTCTGTCAAAACTTTTCCACCAATTCCGAATGTGTTGTCGAGAGATCCATTCTGCAAGTATCTCGCGAGCGAGAAGTCAACGGTTGTACCATTGTTTATCGCGCTGAATCCGGCCGCCAAAATCTTTTGATCAGCTTGAAGGATCATTGCATAACCTTCGTCATCCGTGTTATCGAATGAAGTTATTACGATTCCACCATTTCCAAACGTGTTGTCAAGATCACCTTCAGAGCTGTATCTCGCCAATATGAAGTCTGGATAGCTGTATTTTTTTGTTCTTGTCCGGCCGAGCACTACAATCTTATTATCTGCCTGAATACCTATCGACGTTGCAACATCATCTTCTCCAATTCTTGTAGTGACGATACCTTCTTCGCCAAAAGTCGGATCCTGTAAACCACCTGTGCCGAATCTGATTAAAGCAATTTGGTTGAATGATTTTTGAGTGATTTCATCAAACACTTCTGAGAAGCCAGCTGCGACAATTTTTCCGTCACCTTGCTCAGCGATAGCGCGGACTGACTGCCAAAGTCCCAATTGCCCAACACTAATGACAGATACGCCGTTGTTTCCGAACCCAGTGTCAATTGAACCGTCAGCGTTGTATTGAGCGATCGCAAAATTGATATCGAAATTGGCAGCATCATCTGAATAGCCAGCTAAGACTATCTTGCCATTCGG
This Dyadobacter sp. UC 10 DNA region includes the following protein-coding sequences:
- a CDS encoding RagB/SusD family nutrient uptake outer membrane protein, which gives rise to MKSHIKIAILLLLTGMFSCKDNLEESPYSSLSKEVVFKDEDGLNQATIGVYHAYTAPDFGDISNRFSLTETGHRYATAGILGSGADPYYRFGHNATSPAFESVWSRFYKIIFRANVVIANATMAVPGEEEEADPYIAEARVLRAYAYFNLVRLFGGVPLILDEINSLEGEDLIFAPRSTDAEVYEAIIADLTFAETRLPDSRGGAELGRVSAGTVKALLGKVYLTMAGKPLNRTENYQKAVDMFSQLVGPVNEEKYDFELLPDFSEVFSLENERNREIVLSFGYFINSSQPNGSILPFNLFPSGLVNGDEQTNYGLLYSFYQLYEKTDVRRDFTLVPRYVFQGTARANAQPGDSIIYNPTIGNYMIKRTNTSFAHDDFKYGIAYGKLARVPRPAGAAVQGYSTDMIEMRFPDVILSLAEALNETGKTAEALLLVNRIRARAKATAYKTATVADLRAAIRKERRLELTGEFNTVFDIRRWGTLKEEIAAMSEDQIVDNILLPYSERLEIYPIPQSQIDGNPNLVQNQGW
- a CDS encoding T9SS type A sorting domain-containing protein — encoded protein: MVQSDGKIVVVGYSSEFSDTGYFSVIRYNTNGTIDLTFGENGIVKTIIGPNEALATAAALQPDGKIIAAGYSWNGASYDFAMVRYTSEGFRDLTFGISGIVTSDFDGNSEKANAIIVRPNGKIVLAGYSDDAANFDINFAIAQYNADGSIDTGFGNNGVSVISVGQLGLWQSVRAIAEQGDGKIVAAGFSEVFDEITQKSFNQIALIRFGTGGLQDPTFGEEGIVTTRIGEDDVATSIGIQADNKIVVLGRTRTKKYSYPDFILARYSSEGDLDNTFGNGGIVITSFDNTDDEGYAMILQADQKILAAGFSAINNGTTVDFSLARYLQNGSLDNTFGIGGKVLTDVGGNLDYASFVLLQKNGKVVVGGYSKIGNDYDISLVRYLNDATLPVKLQSFDLHKIDAGIMLKWKTSFEQNSHHFDIQKSMDARAWATIGTLPAGSTSDSTLSYEFIDADACSGRTYYRLKMVDSDSTFAYSVIRSILVNDFTDKIAVYPNPAVNEVIVKSDSNKPESFIFIDSAGKEFRLIKSSSNVIDISSLKSGLYTILLNKGEKAATKLLISR